From the Kogia breviceps isolate mKogBre1 chromosome 15, mKogBre1 haplotype 1, whole genome shotgun sequence genome, one window contains:
- the CRYBB3 gene encoding beta-crystallin B3 isoform X2 produces the protein MAEQHSAPEQAAAGKSHGGLGGGYKVIVYEMENFQGKRCELSAECPNLTESLLEKVGSIQVESGPWLAFERRAFRGEQYVLEKGDYPRWDAWSNSHRGDSLLSLRPLQIDGPDHKLHLFENPAFGGRKMEIVDDDVPSLWAHGFQDRVASVRAINGTWVGYEFPGYRGRQYVFERGEYRHWNEWDASQPQLQSVRRIRDQKWHKRGCFLSS, from the exons ATGGCGGAGCAACACAGCGCGCCGGAGCAGGCTGCCGCCGGCAAGAGCCACGGAGGCCTCGGGGGCGGCTACAAG GTGATCGTGTACGAAATGGAAAACTTCCAGGGCAAGCGGTGCGAGCTCTCGGCTGAGTGCCCCAACCTGACAGAAAGCCTGCTGGAGAAGGTGGGCTCCATCCAAGTGGAGTCGGGGCC GTGGCTGGCATTTGAGCGCAGGGCCTTCCGCGGGGAGCAGTATGTCCTGGAGAAGGGAGATTACCCTCGCTGGGACGCGTGGTCCAACAGCCACCGCGGTGACAGCCTCCTGTCCCTCCGGCCTCTGCAAATT GACGGTCCAGATCACAAGCTGCATCTCTTTGAGAACCCGGCTTTCGGCGGCCGCAAGATGGAGATAGTGGATGATGACGTGCCCAGCCTCTGGGCTCACGGCTTCCAGGACCGTGTGGCGAGCGTCCGGGCCATCAACGGGAC GTGGGTTGGCTACGAGTTCCCCGGCTACCGCGGCCGCCAGTACGTGTTTGAGCGGGGCGAGTACCGCCACTGGAACGAGTGGGACGCCAGCCAGCCGCAGCTGCAGTCCGTGCGCCGCATCCGCGACCAGAAGTGGCACAAGCGCGGCTGCTTCCTCAGCAGCTGA
- the CRYBB3 gene encoding beta-crystallin B3 isoform X1, with product MATRGQGSPVAALASGLYERMAVPPSKALKRTWQDTGWGWEPCPGGMLRKLPFQVIVYEMENFQGKRCELSAECPNLTESLLEKVGSIQVESGPWLAFERRAFRGEQYVLEKGDYPRWDAWSNSHRGDSLLSLRPLQIDGPDHKLHLFENPAFGGRKMEIVDDDVPSLWAHGFQDRVASVRAINGTWVGYEFPGYRGRQYVFERGEYRHWNEWDASQPQLQSVRRIRDQKWHKRGCFLSS from the exons atggccaccagggggcagggCAGCCCTGTGGCGGCGCTGGCTTCAGGCCTGTACGAGCGGATGGCAGTACCTCCCTCCAAGGCCCTAAAGAGGACCTGGCAGGACACAGGCTGGGGCTGGGAACCCTGCCCCGGTGGGATGCTCAGGAAGCTGCCCTTCCAGGTGATCGTGTACGAAATGGAAAACTTCCAGGGCAAGCGGTGCGAGCTCTCGGCTGAGTGCCCCAACCTGACAGAAAGCCTGCTGGAGAAGGTGGGCTCCATCCAAGTGGAGTCGGGGCC GTGGCTGGCATTTGAGCGCAGGGCCTTCCGCGGGGAGCAGTATGTCCTGGAGAAGGGAGATTACCCTCGCTGGGACGCGTGGTCCAACAGCCACCGCGGTGACAGCCTCCTGTCCCTCCGGCCTCTGCAAATT GACGGTCCAGATCACAAGCTGCATCTCTTTGAGAACCCGGCTTTCGGCGGCCGCAAGATGGAGATAGTGGATGATGACGTGCCCAGCCTCTGGGCTCACGGCTTCCAGGACCGTGTGGCGAGCGTCCGGGCCATCAACGGGAC GTGGGTTGGCTACGAGTTCCCCGGCTACCGCGGCCGCCAGTACGTGTTTGAGCGGGGCGAGTACCGCCACTGGAACGAGTGGGACGCCAGCCAGCCGCAGCTGCAGTCCGTGCGCCGCATCCGCGACCAGAAGTGGCACAAGCGCGGCTGCTTCCTCAGCAGCTGA